A window of Corallococcus macrosporus DSM 14697 contains these coding sequences:
- a CDS encoding siderophore-interacting protein: MTTTTTTERVYRRGPFPVKFRLLEVKRVTRVTPRMVRITLAGEDLEGFYSPGADDHVKLLFPEEGKRMPVIPTVTPTGLQLKEGERKPDARDYTPRRYDAAAGELDIDFVLHGTGPATTWASKAQVGDLLAVGGPRGSTYVAQDFDWYLFAGDASALPAIGRMLAELPEGKRAIVFCEVPDASEEQPFPTRANATVTWLHRDGVEAGRSDVLERAIRALEFPPGDCFAWVAGEAHTVRPIKDHLVNERGVNKSWVRVTGYWKRGAADHHDAKG, encoded by the coding sequence GTGACGACGACGACCACGACAGAGCGTGTGTACCGGCGCGGGCCGTTCCCCGTGAAGTTCCGGCTCCTGGAGGTGAAGCGGGTGACGCGGGTGACGCCGCGGATGGTCCGCATCACCCTGGCGGGCGAGGACCTGGAGGGCTTCTACAGCCCGGGCGCCGATGACCACGTGAAGCTGCTGTTCCCGGAGGAGGGCAAGCGCATGCCTGTCATCCCCACCGTGACGCCCACGGGGCTTCAGTTGAAGGAAGGCGAGCGCAAGCCGGACGCGCGGGACTACACGCCGCGCCGGTACGACGCCGCGGCGGGCGAGCTGGACATCGACTTCGTGCTGCACGGCACGGGGCCCGCGACGACGTGGGCGAGCAAGGCGCAGGTGGGCGACCTGCTGGCCGTGGGGGGCCCGCGTGGCTCCACGTACGTGGCGCAGGACTTCGACTGGTACCTGTTCGCGGGTGACGCGTCAGCGCTGCCGGCCATCGGGCGGATGCTGGCGGAGCTGCCGGAGGGCAAGCGCGCCATCGTGTTCTGCGAGGTGCCCGACGCGTCCGAGGAGCAGCCGTTCCCCACGCGCGCCAACGCGACGGTGACGTGGCTGCACCGCGACGGCGTGGAGGCGGGGCGCTCGGACGTGCTGGAGCGGGCCATCCGGGCGCTGGAGTTTCCTCCGGGGGACTGCTTCGCCTGGGTGGCGGGTGAGGCGCACACCGTGCGCCCCATCAAGGACCACCTCGTCAACGAGCGCGGCGTCAACAAGAGCTGGGTCCGGGTGACGGGCTATTGGAAGCGCGGCGCCGCGGACCACCACGACGCGAAGGGCTAG
- a CDS encoding membrane dipeptidase: MQRCIGPAPRRFMAFSLASALVLSQGCQPSEEDAPVEESTTAEVSQPVSVPGFAEMHHHMFAEEAFSGGWFHGKHTGSLVSCDGGFPESDHARVRMDLSSMLNVCPNSGGVDLSGVPVLSQMFGVGGAVASEIIGEIEGTEGDTGLHLGRMSVPTQWPRWDTIAHQQSWEGWLRQAHQGGMSLVTISLVSNEFLCRALPYQNLKRPCDEMVDVDIQLQMARDFDARTSWAEIALSPAHARQIIASGKLAMVLSIESSKLFGTKNWQSELNRVYSLGVRSIQPVHQLDNRFGGAAPHNAIFQVSQFLENCHVDTDCGLTGNGFTLGFDVDANCKNTKGLTAEGRALVAEMMNKGMLVDVAHMSERSVDETFAIAQGRNYYPIYISHGHFREVMHPGLAANEKTTPASIIRYLRQTGGMFGLRTAHDETRDYTRTPVANNCQGSTRSFAQAYEFGRQGLKVNMGFGADLNGFIQQTRPRFGPHGACSAGFAAEAAAQAQQQLSAGPPPLGTDFDNYGLAHVGLLPDMVRDLKQLGVNTTGLEGSAETFIRMWERATGTRTGMADAATNIDTGGVAAYVPKETRASWYPTTSTCTNDSHCASTQYCGWGLNAGKCQNKKARGAICGSDRECVSNNCRWTMTCG, translated from the coding sequence ATGCAGCGATGTATCGGACCCGCTCCAAGGCGTTTCATGGCTTTCTCCCTCGCGTCCGCCCTGGTGTTGAGCCAGGGGTGCCAGCCCTCCGAAGAGGACGCCCCCGTCGAGGAGTCCACGACGGCCGAGGTCTCCCAGCCCGTCTCCGTTCCGGGCTTCGCGGAGATGCATCACCACATGTTCGCCGAGGAGGCGTTCAGCGGTGGCTGGTTCCACGGCAAGCACACCGGCTCGCTGGTGAGCTGTGACGGTGGCTTCCCGGAGAGCGACCACGCGCGCGTCCGCATGGACCTGAGCTCCATGCTCAACGTGTGCCCCAACTCGGGCGGCGTGGACCTGAGCGGCGTGCCGGTGCTGTCGCAGATGTTCGGCGTGGGCGGCGCGGTGGCGTCCGAAATCATCGGTGAGATTGAAGGCACGGAGGGCGACACCGGCCTCCACCTGGGCCGCATGAGCGTGCCCACGCAGTGGCCGCGCTGGGACACCATCGCGCATCAGCAGTCCTGGGAGGGCTGGTTGCGGCAGGCGCACCAGGGCGGCATGTCCCTGGTCACCATCTCCCTGGTGAGCAACGAGTTCCTCTGCCGGGCGCTGCCGTACCAGAACCTCAAGCGGCCGTGTGACGAGATGGTGGACGTGGACATCCAGCTCCAGATGGCGCGGGACTTCGACGCCCGCACGTCCTGGGCGGAGATTGCCCTGTCCCCCGCGCACGCGCGGCAGATCATCGCCTCCGGCAAGCTGGCGATGGTGCTCTCCATCGAGTCCAGCAAGCTGTTCGGCACCAAGAACTGGCAGTCGGAGCTCAACCGCGTCTACTCGCTGGGCGTGCGCTCCATCCAGCCGGTGCACCAGCTGGACAACCGCTTCGGCGGCGCGGCGCCCCACAACGCCATCTTCCAGGTGTCCCAGTTCCTGGAGAACTGCCACGTGGACACGGACTGTGGCCTCACGGGCAACGGCTTCACGCTGGGCTTCGACGTGGACGCCAACTGCAAGAACACCAAGGGCCTGACGGCCGAGGGCCGGGCGCTGGTCGCGGAGATGATGAACAAGGGGATGCTCGTCGACGTGGCGCACATGTCCGAGCGCTCCGTGGACGAGACGTTCGCCATCGCCCAGGGCCGGAACTACTACCCCATCTACATCTCCCACGGTCATTTCCGCGAGGTGATGCACCCGGGCCTGGCCGCCAACGAGAAGACGACGCCCGCGTCCATCATCCGCTACCTGCGCCAGACGGGCGGCATGTTCGGCCTGCGCACCGCGCACGACGAGACGCGCGACTACACCCGCACGCCGGTGGCCAACAACTGCCAGGGCTCCACGCGCTCCTTCGCGCAGGCCTATGAGTTCGGCCGCCAGGGCCTGAAGGTGAACATGGGCTTCGGCGCGGACCTCAACGGCTTCATCCAGCAGACCCGCCCGCGCTTCGGTCCGCACGGCGCCTGCTCCGCGGGCTTCGCCGCCGAGGCCGCCGCCCAGGCCCAGCAGCAGCTCAGCGCCGGCCCGCCGCCGCTGGGCACGGACTTCGACAACTACGGCCTGGCCCACGTGGGCCTGCTGCCGGACATGGTGCGCGATTTGAAGCAGCTCGGCGTCAACACCACCGGCCTGGAGGGCTCCGCGGAGACCTTCATCCGCATGTGGGAGCGCGCCACCGGCACGCGCACCGGCATGGCGGACGCCGCGACGAACATCGACACCGGCGGCGTGGCGGCCTACGTGCCGAAGGAGACCCGCGCGTCCTGGTACCCCACCACCTCCACCTGCACCAACGACAGCCACTGCGCCAGCACCCAGTACTGCGGCTGGGGCCTCAACGCCGGCAAGTGCCAGAACAAGAAGGCCCGGGGCGCCATCTGCGGCAGCGACCGTGAGTGCGTGTCCAACAACTGCCGCTGGACGATGACCTGCGGCTGA
- a CDS encoding MSCRAMM family protein: protein MKCEICGYELDCPQAAQHPSVQKQCLEQKGELWAQVVDDEWRNLKHVPVEASEHTAETTDAGFAVFQRLELKTYTVGPKLDAELLKKYDPPAFKTTNVHVTSAGELKYACFVLPRKARVTVQVVKKGDAKQRFNDAEVSLTFKEGAQDTTQKMTAGEGEAAFEERSAGQYEFTVVLSNEDKKRYATPEAPLTFTLAPGEDKVVAYELIPLATPRVKVVDQVSKREIEGISVKLTAKKDSTEHALDKTRPSGITDFTKDQPGLVPGDYAIAIAAAGYMPVLMSADTITLAEGDTQTFVVEVSLPKGAVRILINRYDGQALKERVKLKIAKTSDLGAPVSEPTTAEREVEVERPGSRKVKVKEDWKEVGDLDPGDYQVEIVDLDAKVLKNQEASETWRIGPDSTGKVTLKVEAGKTAEVRFTVSRYTKVRFIGYNVMPGYTEGLRCHKCSAQNPKTSTGCGTCGATLYKHCAGCGNYFPSATANCPTCAVVSNVSGPYHWCATCADWADPTTCGGPPPHVLQLRYQHTNWDCGHVYPSMSNSPSPCTYGCKRSLPFDQQYLGLPNNQEDLLARCLLMKAAISTAYAEEKDNKPEELKVFMAPEFFFRGVDGAYPVDDLHLIMSSMREETQDAKYKDWLFVYGTAIGQIPQAPSESTQFALKVAEAATNSTVIKVTHGGKDKAGCCASIPAENALLPLVAQWRAKLSGKTSSEKVVLAVTQLDADVYQLTLPAAVSVDKDDPCVLHGPLAAEILNYALIQRGGPDDVAGLREGLVYKEKISHIDFLRNRSNHWGAPGQRNIYVSDKDVIALPTEGADESLSRKKNPVSGEVTSTGLGGGSIFTMDGITFGLEVCLDHLTGRMSKYFNAPPAGAAKVQVQLVPSWGASITPSSLCGMLGALVFNVDGPQGSDACTIVDASPSTDTDLPSAKATRLPAPASHAVPQPAKATVTFKDSTQSPPQDKTVTDLDPKYDLLIEKHPHQVNRAGVTGAADYAWVDLYAAQALPEAETY from the coding sequence ATGAAGTGTGAGATCTGCGGTTACGAGCTGGATTGCCCCCAGGCCGCGCAGCACCCCTCCGTCCAGAAGCAGTGCCTGGAGCAGAAGGGCGAGCTCTGGGCGCAGGTCGTGGACGACGAGTGGAGGAACCTCAAGCACGTCCCGGTCGAGGCCTCCGAACATACGGCGGAGACGACCGACGCGGGCTTCGCTGTGTTCCAGCGGCTCGAGCTGAAGACCTACACCGTGGGCCCGAAGCTCGATGCGGAGCTCCTCAAGAAGTACGATCCGCCGGCCTTCAAGACCACCAACGTCCACGTGACGTCCGCCGGCGAGCTCAAATACGCGTGCTTCGTGCTGCCCCGGAAGGCCAGGGTCACGGTCCAGGTCGTCAAGAAGGGAGACGCCAAGCAGCGCTTCAATGACGCCGAGGTCTCCCTCACCTTCAAGGAGGGCGCCCAGGACACGACCCAGAAGATGACCGCGGGTGAGGGCGAGGCCGCGTTCGAGGAGCGCTCGGCCGGGCAATACGAGTTCACGGTCGTCCTCTCCAACGAAGACAAGAAGCGCTACGCCACGCCCGAAGCGCCGCTCACCTTCACGCTCGCCCCCGGCGAGGACAAGGTCGTCGCCTATGAGCTCATCCCGCTCGCGACGCCCAGGGTCAAGGTGGTGGACCAGGTGAGCAAGCGGGAGATCGAGGGCATCTCCGTCAAGCTCACCGCGAAGAAGGACAGCACGGAGCACGCGCTCGACAAGACCCGGCCGAGCGGCATCACCGACTTCACGAAGGACCAACCCGGTCTCGTGCCGGGCGACTACGCCATCGCCATCGCCGCCGCCGGCTACATGCCCGTGCTGATGAGCGCGGACACCATCACCCTGGCCGAGGGCGACACCCAGACCTTCGTCGTGGAGGTCTCCCTCCCCAAGGGCGCGGTCCGCATCCTCATCAACCGCTATGACGGCCAAGCGCTCAAGGAGCGCGTCAAGCTCAAGATCGCCAAGACGAGCGACCTCGGCGCGCCGGTCAGCGAGCCCACCACGGCCGAGCGCGAGGTCGAGGTGGAGCGGCCCGGGAGCCGCAAGGTCAAGGTCAAGGAGGACTGGAAGGAGGTCGGCGACCTCGACCCGGGCGACTACCAGGTTGAAATCGTGGACCTCGACGCCAAGGTCCTGAAGAACCAGGAGGCGAGCGAGACCTGGCGGATCGGCCCGGACAGCACGGGCAAGGTGACGCTCAAGGTCGAGGCCGGGAAGACCGCCGAGGTGCGCTTCACCGTCTCGCGTTACACGAAGGTCCGCTTCATCGGGTACAACGTCATGCCGGGGTATACCGAGGGGCTGCGCTGCCACAAGTGCTCCGCGCAGAACCCGAAGACCTCGACGGGCTGCGGCACGTGCGGCGCCACCCTGTACAAGCATTGCGCTGGGTGCGGGAACTACTTCCCCTCGGCCACGGCGAACTGCCCCACCTGCGCGGTGGTGTCCAACGTCTCCGGCCCGTATCACTGGTGCGCCACCTGCGCGGACTGGGCGGACCCCACCACGTGCGGCGGCCCGCCGCCCCATGTGTTGCAGCTCAGGTATCAACACACCAACTGGGATTGCGGGCACGTCTACCCCAGCATGAGCAACAGCCCGAGCCCCTGCACCTACGGCTGCAAGCGGTCCCTGCCCTTTGACCAACAATACCTGGGCCTGCCGAACAACCAGGAGGACCTCCTCGCGCGGTGTCTCCTGATGAAGGCGGCCATCAGCACGGCCTACGCCGAGGAGAAGGACAACAAGCCCGAGGAGCTGAAGGTCTTCATGGCGCCCGAGTTCTTCTTCCGTGGCGTGGACGGCGCCTATCCGGTGGACGACCTCCACCTCATCATGTCCTCGATGCGCGAGGAGACCCAGGACGCGAAGTACAAGGACTGGCTCTTCGTGTACGGCACGGCGATTGGCCAGATTCCCCAGGCGCCATCGGAGAGCACCCAGTTCGCGCTCAAGGTGGCCGAGGCGGCGACGAACTCGACCGTGATCAAGGTGACCCACGGGGGCAAGGACAAGGCGGGCTGCTGCGCGTCGATCCCCGCCGAGAACGCGCTGCTCCCCCTCGTGGCCCAGTGGCGGGCGAAGCTCAGCGGCAAGACGTCGAGCGAGAAGGTCGTCCTGGCCGTCACCCAGCTCGACGCGGACGTCTACCAGCTCACGCTCCCGGCGGCGGTGAGCGTGGACAAGGACGACCCTTGCGTGCTCCACGGGCCGCTCGCCGCCGAGATCCTCAACTACGCGCTCATCCAACGCGGCGGCCCGGACGACGTGGCCGGGCTGCGCGAGGGGCTCGTGTACAAGGAGAAGATCTCCCACATCGACTTCCTGCGAAACCGCTCGAACCATTGGGGGGCGCCCGGACAGCGGAACATCTACGTCAGCGACAAGGACGTCATCGCCCTCCCCACCGAGGGCGCGGACGAGTCCCTCTCGCGCAAGAAGAACCCCGTCTCGGGCGAGGTCACCTCGACCGGGCTCGGCGGAGGCTCCATCTTCACGATGGACGGCATCACCTTCGGCCTGGAGGTCTGCCTCGACCACCTCACCGGCCGCATGTCCAAGTACTTCAATGCGCCCCCCGCCGGGGCGGCCAAGGTGCAGGTCCAGCTCGTCCCCTCGTGGGGCGCCTCCATCACGCCCAGCTCACTCTGCGGGATGTTGGGCGCGCTCGTCTTCAACGTGGATGGGCCGCAGGGGAGCGACGCGTGCACCATCGTCGACGCCAGCCCGAGCACGGACACCGATTTGCCGAGCGCCAAGGCGACGCGCCTCCCCGCCCCGGCCTCTCACGCCGTGCCGCAGCCGGCCAAGGCGACCGTCACCTTCAAGGACAGCACGCAGAGTCCGCCCCAGGACAAGACCGTCACCGACCTCGACCCCAAGTACGATCTCCTCATCGAGAAACACCCGCACCAGGTCAACCGCGCGGGCGTCACGGGCGCCGCGGACTACGCGTGGGTGGACCTCTACGCGGCGCAGGCGCTGCCCGAGGCGGAGACCTACTGA